The stretch of DNA GGCTTACGACTTCACCATTCAGTCTCACCTTTGAAATTTCGTGAATTGGAACGATGTCACGAATTCCCGCTTCAGGGACGCCGTCAAAAGGCCCTGGCCTGGGATCGCCGTCTTCGTACGTGTGCAATCGAGTATCATCGAGGTCTTCTACAAGTGAGAGCTGGTATCCGAACTCACTAGCTTTAGCTTCAGCAGGAATCGAGCTGTCCTTGGACGTGCTCGTGTGGTTGACTTCACCTGGCAAAGCATACAGATCATCAAGTGGCACGCGCCACAATTTGACATGCGTCTTGTGTAGAACTTCTTGCCATGTCGTCTCGCGATTTGCGTCTCGGTGGCTGTGTCCAGCAAAGAGCATGTACAGTGTCACCACATACGTTGGGCCCACTTGGTGACGTGACGTTGGGCTCTTGGTGAAGCGCGTGTCGGCCTGGGTCAGGAAGGTAGATGCCTGCAGGAGGCGAGAGGGGCTGATGGTGCCCGACAGCTTCGTACTCAGATTGACGCCACTCGTGACGATAGCCAGGTTGATCAAAGGCACGGCATCCTCGATCCGTGCGAGCAAGAGCTTGATCTGGGCAATGATGGCCACGAGTTCGTGGTTGGCCTCTTCGCGGGCGGCGCCTTTGCAGCCACGCTCGTTCAGgtgctgctcttcttgagCGGCTCGGTCAAGACGCTGGCCCAACTTTTGAATGTCATAGCGCAAGGCCTTGCAGAGCGAGAGGGCCGACTCGAGCGACGTATTGCCACGCGCTGCAATCAGCTCGATCATGTCGATAGACGGGGCGATCACGCGGATTTTGCTCTCGAGccggagctgcagctgcatcaaCTCATCGCGCTCGCGGCTCTTGGGCGCCTGCTTGAGCAAGCGACTGCACTCCTTGATGGCATAGCCcgtggtgatggtgatgccCGAGCGGATGGCGTACTGCACGGCCTGCTGCGTGACgcgttggaggaggagatcCATGTTGGAGCTGCTTGTGAAAGAGTCACCGACTTGACCTACGGGGATATGGCAGCCGAGCAGCGTGCCGGCGATGACGACGTGGTCATGGGCAAACAGCGCAGCGCAACTCGAGCACGGCGCGAGCGTAGAACCGCGTGGTGTCTTGGGCAGAAAGAGAGATTGACCGCGCCCAAATAAATATTGAAGGCCCGCGTCAGAACTCGTGCACCGCCACTTCCAGCCACAGACGTCCCACGGCGAAGCACATTTGTGGGAGCCCCGCCGTCAGAATTCTTGTCTCGTCACAcaagcaccaccaccacctctaCTGTACCTACTTCACTTGCACTGCGCTTTCCCTCAAGCATTGCTTCGAGACGATCGACTCCCTTCCATTGCGCATCACACGCCCCGCGCCCCCGACGCCTCCCATCATGGCCAACCCACCAGCCGACTCGTGGGAGGACAGCATGCAGGACGACGACCTTGCCCAACAGACCCAGCAGAACCTGAATCTCGGCCAAGGACAATCGGCACGTGGAGCCAACACCTTTGTTCCAGGCGCCGCGAGCTTCACCCCAGGCGCGCAGTCATTTCAGCCTGGGCAGCAATATCAGCAGTACGGTTACGGGCAGAACTATGGCGGCTACCCGCAGTACGGCGGCCAGCAGGGCTATGGCCAGCAGTACCAGCAATATGGCTACGGCGGCCAACAGAACTTCCAGCAGTACGGCCAGGGCTACCAACAATACCAACAGCCGCAAGGACAGCAGGCTTATGTTCCACCTCAACAACGGCAAGCTCCCATGATCGCAAAGCGTGGCGAAGCTCTTCCTTCTGGAGGCCAGCAGCCTGCCGCCGCAAAGCCTGCAGCAGCGAAGCCTGCAAATGGCACAGCGCCAGTCAAGACCCTATCACTGAGTGCCGCAGAcacaggagcagcagctcccAAGGTGGAGAAAGCAGCTGGTGGCGCCAAAGTGCTATCGCTGGGCACACCAGCCGCAGCACCAGCTGCCGCTGAGAAGCCCGCACCAAAGGAGGCCCCGGCCAAGGCAGCTCCAGAAGCCGGCAACAAGGTGGCAGCAGCCAAAGCCGTCGAAAAGACTGGCGAAGCTGCACCAAGCAGCGGCAACACATCCCCTGTGGCGTCGGGGCGCTCTTCGCCCTCCCGCGCTGAGACAAAGGCAGAAGCCCGAAGAGTAGAGTTGGCAGCTGAGGAGCAGGCTAAAGAAGTTGACGAGGCTGATCTTCGAGAAATGTATGGCAAAGAGCACGTGAACGTAATTTTCCTGGGACACGTTGATGCCGGCAAAAGCACACTCGGCGGCAGCATTCTCTACGCTACAGGAATGGTGGACGAACGGACAATGGACAAGTACAAAAGAGATGCAAAGGACATGGGACGAGAATCTTGGTACCTGTCGTGGGCACTGGATCAGACCAAGGAGGAGCGTGCACAGGGAAAAACGGTCGAAGTCGGAAGAGGATTCTTCGAAACGGAGAAGCGAAGATACTCGATCCTCGATGCACCTGGACACAAGACATTCGTGCCCAACATGGTGTCTGGTGCTTCGCAAGCAGACGTGGGTGTGCTGGTTATCTCCGCGCGAAAGGGCGAGTACGAGACTGGTTTTGAACGAGGTGGCCAAACCCGAGAGCACGCTGTGCTGGCCAAGACACAAGGTATCAACAAGCTGGTCATCGCTGTCAACAAGATGGACGATGTCACCGTGCAATGGTCTGAGGAGCGATTCAAGGAGTGCATTACCAAGCTCACCACATTCTTGAAGGGCTTGGGCTACAACCCAAAGACAGACCTGACCTTCTTGCCAGTGTCCGCGCAGACTACAGTTGGTATCAAGGATCGAGTTCCGAAGGATGTTGCGCCTTGGAACGACCAGCCTTCGCTCCTCGAATTCTTGGATAACATGCAGAGCTTGGAGCGTAAGCTTACAGCGCCTTTCATGATGCCTATCGCCGCCAAGTACCGAGACTTGGGAACCATGATCGAAGGCAAGATTGAAGCAGGAATTctcaagaaggagaacaaATACTTGATGATGCCAAACCGAGCCGAGATCCAGATCAGCGCACTCTATGGTGAAACCGAGGATGAAATTCCGCATGCGACAAGTGGTGACCAAGTACGACTCCGAATCAAGggcgtggaagaagaagacattgCACCAGGCTTCGTGCTCTGTTCACCGAAGCGTCCCGTGCATTGCGTCAACCAATTTGAGGCGCAGATCAGATTGCTCGAGTTGAAGTCCATCATTTCGGCCGGATTCAACTGTGTCTTGCACGTGCACTCTGCAACAGAAGAAGTCACATTCGCCGCGCTCCTGCACAAGCTTGAACCAAAGACCAATcgcaagtcgaagaagcctcCAGGATTTGCAAAGCAAGGCATGAACATCATTGCCCGATTGCAAGTCACTGGAGGCGCTGGCAGTGTTTGCGTAGAGCGCTTTGAAGACTACCCACAACTGGGCAGATTCACGCTCAGAGATCAGGGTAACACTATTGCCATTGGCAAGATCACAAAATTGATTACCGATGCACAAGAGGCTGCGGAAGGAGCTATTGCTTAAGTGGGTTTTCGTTGTTTCTATTCCAGAAGGATGTAGCGAATGCATCGGGGCGGCATCACGAGTTATAGAGTTGGCGACTGCGAAAGACGCCATAACGATATTGATGATTGGCGACGGGAACATGTAGTGTAGAGCAGTTGGTAGCCTCCAAGAAAGATCACGCTCTGCGCATGTGTTGTAGTCGTTGAACATCTACCAGTCTATTCCTGTCATTCTGTGACGTCTCTGTACCTGTGGACGACGCTTCTTACAAAGCGACGCATGCAGACATGCTTGAACTGCTTCTTCCTAGCGATGTAGGGTGTGGCAGGAACGCTAGCCACTTCTCACCTCAAACAAAATGGCAGCCATGTCGGCATAAATTAGATGTGAGTCGACATCCTCCGCCTTTCACAGCTTGCTCAACACAGCATCTGCACCCGAGACCTGGTCAATAAAGATTAGTCTGCGGATCGGTGCTTGCACAATTCGTTCTTCAGACTTACAGTAACCTTTCCAGGCTTACTCTCCGCATCAGCAACACTAATCGTCCCATCTTTCTCGATGACCATAACCCATCGACCATTCCTCTCCCCAGCACTCCAACCAAAATTCTTACTGAAAAATGTTTTCGTATCGCTCATAAATAAAACTTTACTATCCTTCGTTGCTCCATTAACCTTTGTACAAATAGATATCAGTAAGTTAAAGGCGCACACGAAAGCCGACATTTGGCTTGTCTTACCTTTCCCCAAGCACTCATTACAAATGCATCATTCGATGAAATTACTACCACCAAATCGATTCCTTTGGCTTGTAATTGATCGATCTTTTGGAGAAAAGGCGGGAGATGGAACGCCTGACAGCCTGGAGTAAAAGCGCCGGGGACAGAGACAAGTACGACTTTTTTGCCGGCGAAGTTTGAGGAGGCGTCGTAGCTTTGAGGTAAACCGCAAGCGGTGGGATCGGGATCTGTAGTGGTAGGGTTGAGTAGGAGAGCCATATGTTAAATTATATTGTGGTCTTGGAGTACGAACCAGTTATTGGTACCCAGCTAGAATAATGTTAGCTTGTCGGTATCGAAAAGAAAGGTCTGTATACGGCTGTCGTACTCGAATTTGACGTTGGGTGGGAACTTGTCGCCTTTTTGCAAAGGCATGTTGGTCGTTTGATTGTCAGAAGGGCGATGACTGCGTGAGAGCGATTAACAAATGGTTGACTGAGCATACAACAACGTCATGTTCGAAATGTCGGCATAGCTGTCCGATGCAGCCCCGCTGAAACTTGCATCCTCGGCATCACCGGCAGGACTACAAAACTGATCGTGGAAATTTAGTATCGAGGGAGTGtcaacaagcagcagcacttaGAAATGAGGACGCTGATCTCAGGTAAAGGCCTCTGATTTGCGCTATTCTATTGTCGCCCATCTCACCTACTCGTACCGTTGACAATCAACCTCGCTCCgcagagaaggaggatggCGGAGGCGGCAGGCTCACATCAGTTCCCTGTGTTTCCTGCCTTCGTAATCGCTTGAGGGACTCGTCGCAAGGTGGCAGGGGGAATGGTGAGCTGGCTAATGTGTTCACGACAGCCGTCGTGCCTGGCTGCTCGGATTCGTCCAGACTTGTTCCATGGCGTGACCCAGGTCGACTATGTTGTGTAGGCATAACTGTGCTTATTTGGCTCGCACGCAAGTGATGCATTGGAGTGGGTGATTGTGTATCAGCCTGAGAAAATCTGCCCGCGTCGCGTTCGAGTGCTGCAGTGATTGGGTCGAAAGTCTGTTGGAACATGGGATCGTAAGCACCTGTCATGATATCGGCTCCGTCAACATCGCTGTTTCCCAGTCGCCATTCTGCgctatcctcgtcctcgagaTGGTGCCCATCTTGCGACTCCTGGACCAAGGTCGATCGGCAGGGAGATCGGGTTGATGCGTGTTGTAGCCCTTCTGGCAAGGTATCACGAGTGCGTTCGTCGATCGTCCCGTCAAGCGCATGGTCAGACTCGCTATCTCCGGAGTCGTCTGAGCCATTTTCACAGCCCTGAGTTGCTCGTTGCTTTGGCGAAAGTCCTTCAGCTCTTCTGTGTTTCCTAGGAGTGAAGATGTGCCTTGCGGTCCAAACGCCACGACCGAAGTCTTCCTCGGGTTCATCGTGCCGGGTGGTCTGCTCTAGCTCGTGTCCTTCAAAAGAGTCATCCAAGAGGTAAGGAGCATGTTCGAGCTGCTTCGTGGCCTGGAGGTTGATGCTGCGTTCTCGGAGCGGCGAAAGTCGATCTTGATGTGTAGAGTGTCTGCCGCTCCTTGAGAGATGGATACTCGAGGGTGTTTGTGACGATGGAATTTCTGTTCTGCGGGGCCTTTGGGG from Cercospora beticola chromosome 1, complete sequence encodes:
- the SUP35 gene encoding translation termination factor GTPase eRF3 (BUSCO:EOG09261PUF), which codes for MANPPADSWEDSMQDDDLAQQTQQNLNLGQGQSARGANTFVPGAASFTPGAQSFQPGQQYQQYGYGQNYGGYPQYGGQQGYGQQYQQYGYGGQQNFQQYGQGYQQYQQPQGQQAYVPPQQRQAPMIAKRGEALPSGGQQPAAAKPAAAKPANGTAPVKTLSLSAADTGAAAPKVEKAAGGAKVLSLGTPAAAPAAAEKPAPKEAPAKAAPEAGNKVAAAKAVEKTGEAAPSSGNTSPVASGRSSPSRAETKAEARRVELAAEEQAKEVDEADLREMYGKEHVNVIFLGHVDAGKSTLGGSILYATGMVDERTMDKYKRDAKDMGRESWYLSWALDQTKEERAQGKTVEVGRGFFETEKRRYSILDAPGHKTFVPNMVSGASQADVGVLVISARKGEYETGFERGGQTREHAVLAKTQGINKLVIAVNKMDDVTVQWSEERFKECITKLTTFLKGLGYNPKTDLTFLPVSAQTTVGIKDRVPKDVAPWNDQPSLLEFLDNMQSLERKLTAPFMMPIAAKYRDLGTMIEGKIEAGILKKENKYLMMPNRAEIQISALYGETEDEIPHATSGDQVRLRIKGVEEEDIAPGFVLCSPKRPVHCVNQFEAQIRLLELKSIISAGFNCVLHVHSATEEVTFAALLHKLEPKTNRKSKKPPGFAKQGMNIIARLQVTGGAGSVCVERFEDYPQLGRFTLRDQGNTIAIGKITKLITDAQEAAEGAIA